The following proteins are encoded in a genomic region of Thermococcus henrietii:
- a CDS encoding glycerophosphodiester phosphodiesterase family protein, which yields MWESDRVIVLGHRGCMGKLPENSLLAFKKAVEAGADGVELDVWLTKDGKVIVMHDETIDRTSDMSGRQKDMTLEELKRADIGLGERIPTLEEVFEVLPGDALINVELKDGDAVKEVAKIVKENNPERVLISSFDVEALRGYRRFDEETRMGLLIDREDVLQMVPKLKEELNLWSINIPMEAIPLLGFEKTVQAIGWARSLGLKVALWTANDELFYKDDNLLKLRGLFEVVIANDVERMLFYLKNAGLR from the coding sequence ATGTGGGAAAGCGATAGGGTTATCGTCCTTGGCCATAGGGGCTGCATGGGGAAGCTCCCTGAAAACAGCCTGCTTGCCTTTAAGAAGGCCGTCGAGGCCGGGGCAGACGGCGTCGAGCTCGATGTGTGGCTGACCAAGGACGGTAAGGTCATCGTTATGCACGACGAGACCATAGACAGGACCAGCGACATGAGCGGAAGGCAGAAGGACATGACCTTGGAGGAGCTCAAGAGGGCCGACATAGGGCTCGGCGAGAGAATTCCAACGCTGGAGGAGGTTTTTGAAGTCCTTCCCGGTGATGCCCTCATCAACGTTGAGCTCAAGGATGGGGATGCGGTTAAGGAAGTCGCTAAAATCGTGAAGGAGAACAACCCGGAGAGGGTGTTAATATCGTCCTTTGACGTTGAAGCCCTCAGAGGATACCGCAGGTTCGATGAGGAAACTAGAATGGGGCTTTTGATTGATAGGGAAGACGTCCTCCAGATGGTTCCAAAGCTCAAGGAGGAGCTCAACCTCTGGTCAATTAACATTCCGATGGAAGCAATACCCCTGCTTGGCTTCGAGAAGACCGTTCAGGCAATAGGCTGGGCTCGCTCCCTCGGGCTCAAGGTCGCCCTCTGGACGGCGAACGACGAGCTCTTCTATAAAGACGACAACCTGCTGAAGCTCAGGGGACTCTTCGAGGTCGTGATAGCGAACGACGTCGAGAGGATGCTCTTCTACCTCAAGAACGCTGGACTTAGATAA
- the upp gene encoding uracil phosphoribosyltransferase, with protein MKAERWEGVYSFEDSPFLMEILTELRDERTGPIAFRKGLVKLGRYMAYELTKTMETERVPVKTPLEETEGVIVRDRRNVVIITVLRAAIPLMEGLIKVLDHARVGIVSASRGKAPKFEIEMNYVKIPEIRPEDTVIVADPMIATGSTLIKVLDEVKRYGRPKRLVVVGVLAAPEGIERIKERHPEVEVFVAKVDRELNDKGYILPGLGDAGDRAFGEPVKVP; from the coding sequence ATGAAGGCCGAAAGGTGGGAAGGCGTTTACTCCTTCGAGGACAGCCCGTTTTTGATGGAGATTCTGACGGAGCTTCGTGATGAGAGAACAGGGCCGATAGCCTTTAGGAAGGGCCTCGTTAAGCTCGGCCGCTACATGGCCTACGAGCTGACGAAAACGATGGAAACCGAGAGGGTTCCGGTCAAGACCCCGCTCGAAGAGACAGAGGGTGTAATCGTCAGAGACAGGCGCAACGTGGTCATAATAACAGTTCTCCGCGCGGCAATTCCGCTGATGGAGGGCCTCATCAAGGTGCTCGACCACGCGCGCGTCGGCATTGTCTCGGCATCGCGTGGAAAGGCCCCAAAGTTCGAGATTGAGATGAACTACGTCAAGATTCCGGAGATAAGGCCCGAGGATACCGTTATAGTCGCCGACCCGATGATAGCAACCGGCTCGACGCTGATTAAGGTCCTCGACGAGGTCAAGCGCTACGGAAGGCCGAAGCGCCTAGTTGTCGTGGGCGTCCTCGCGGCCCCCGAAGGAATAGAGCGGATAAAGGAGAGGCACCCTGAGGTCGAGGTGTTCGTTGCCAAGGTCGACAGGGAGCTGAACGACAAGGGCTACATCCTGCCAGGCCTCGGAGACGCAGGGGATAGGGCCTTTGGGGAGCCTGTGAAGGTCCCCTGA
- a CDS encoding MATE family efflux transporter codes for MRGNRRLQEMREEILNGPIERTLLKLAGPLIVNNLVQVVYNITDTFWLGKLGREALSAPGVVWPIIGTLMSLGMGFTMAGFAFVGQYIGAGEFKKAYRSAGALYSLMLFFSTATALISLAILPQALHFMKVTPGLYPYAKTYASIVFAGLPLSFAYMAFSALMRASGDTKTPMKITLVTVLVNIVLDPLFIFGVGPFPKLGVAGAALATVIANAVGAITGAYLMFSGRVALKLSFESLKPDFEFYKRLFRVGLPSSIGQSANSFGFVILTRIIMGFGDVTYAAYVITTRLVNFLTSISRGISMAMGTMIAQNVGAGRFERAKRIAERTMLVNFTIASLAVLIIGIFRVPIFKVFLDDPKVIAESKIVLEYFLISVPFFNGIFIVVNRTFSSAGHTKKTMLLGIIRLWGLRIPLSYAFGYVGAITLLGLTIPLAELFDFTSRGVFFGMGLSNFIGALIALAWFLRGSWMKAIIEKTPKERGKSGLVKHPEG; via the coding sequence ATGAGGGGGAATCGAAGACTCCAGGAGATGCGCGAGGAGATACTCAACGGGCCGATTGAAAGGACCCTCCTTAAGTTAGCGGGACCCCTCATAGTCAACAACCTCGTTCAGGTCGTTTACAACATAACCGACACGTTCTGGCTCGGAAAGCTCGGGAGGGAAGCTCTGTCCGCTCCAGGAGTGGTGTGGCCAATCATCGGAACGCTGATGAGCCTCGGCATGGGCTTTACCATGGCGGGCTTTGCCTTCGTCGGCCAGTACATCGGGGCGGGGGAATTCAAAAAGGCCTACCGCTCCGCTGGGGCACTCTACTCCCTGATGCTGTTCTTCTCAACGGCCACTGCCTTGATAAGCCTTGCAATCCTCCCCCAGGCGCTCCACTTCATGAAGGTAACGCCGGGCCTTTACCCCTACGCCAAAACCTACGCGAGCATAGTTTTCGCTGGCTTGCCCCTGTCCTTCGCGTACATGGCATTCTCGGCCCTCATGAGGGCAAGCGGTGACACCAAAACACCGATGAAGATAACCCTCGTGACGGTGCTTGTAAACATAGTCCTCGACCCGCTCTTCATTTTTGGAGTCGGACCGTTTCCAAAGCTTGGTGTGGCTGGGGCCGCTCTTGCTACGGTCATAGCGAACGCCGTTGGAGCGATTACCGGGGCCTATCTGATGTTCTCCGGCAGGGTGGCGTTAAAGCTCAGCTTTGAAAGCCTTAAGCCTGACTTTGAGTTCTACAAGAGACTCTTCCGCGTCGGTCTCCCCTCGAGCATCGGTCAGTCAGCGAACAGCTTCGGCTTCGTTATTCTCACAAGGATTATAATGGGCTTCGGCGATGTCACTTACGCGGCTTACGTCATAACGACCCGCCTCGTCAACTTCCTGACGAGCATCTCACGCGGTATAAGCATGGCGATGGGAACGATGATAGCCCAGAACGTCGGGGCTGGCAGGTTCGAGAGGGCCAAGAGGATAGCGGAGAGAACGATGCTCGTCAACTTCACGATAGCGAGCTTGGCGGTTCTAATCATTGGAATCTTCCGCGTCCCAATCTTCAAGGTCTTCCTCGACGACCCAAAGGTTATAGCGGAGAGCAAAATCGTCCTCGAGTACTTCCTAATCTCGGTGCCCTTCTTCAACGGAATCTTCATAGTCGTCAACAGGACCTTCAGCTCGGCGGGGCACACGAAGAAGACGATGTTGCTCGGCATAATCCGCCTGTGGGGTCTCAGGATTCCGCTGAGCTACGCCTTCGGCTACGTCGGTGCGATAACGCTCCTCGGACTGACGATTCCGCTGGCAGAGCTGTTCGACTTCACGAGTAGAGGCGTTTTCTTCGGCATGGGTCTGAGCAACTTTATCGGCGCGCTGATAGCCCTCGCCTGGTTCCTCCGCGGTAGCTGGATGAAGGCAATAATCGAAAAGACGCCCAAAGAGCGTGGAAAGTCCGGCCTGGTTAAACATCCGGAAGGCTAA
- a CDS encoding ABC transporter permease, with product MKVRAVKGILVKDLREIGREKMTVFWIIVFPMMWLLVMGGIWGHTSPPVTVKVGVVGGDAGRVVAYMSNVTIDGRHLFKVEEFGSAGKALSALKSGKLDAVIVFPRGFGENVSSGLPAKVLVYYDESDPQEYQIAKGAIEGFFSGFSRELAVRRAGHLTAVVERLLPRNTSERLTPLIWGTANPLTVEEKEVNGEKPKPVLFFLAGVMGIQFLFATMSLIGNGTLREIEKGTLRRIAASPATAWDFLLGKLLSTTVVIFGSIVALIIFSRVAFGATIIPSPLGWALLLTAGAFSMGLGLAIAMLTRSIRATSAAINLVSWPMMFLAGIVVPPSTLPNWARPFVDYFPIGRALKDFRLLEIYHVSPGNVVGDLLPLAAVSIGTLAVAVAVYGWAVKRLE from the coding sequence ATGAAAGTCCGGGCAGTCAAGGGAATCCTCGTCAAGGATTTGCGCGAGATAGGCAGGGAGAAGATGACGGTCTTCTGGATTATCGTCTTCCCCATGATGTGGCTCCTCGTCATGGGCGGAATCTGGGGTCACACAAGCCCCCCGGTGACGGTGAAGGTCGGCGTTGTTGGAGGGGACGCCGGGAGGGTCGTCGCGTACATGTCGAACGTAACAATTGACGGAAGGCACCTCTTTAAAGTCGAGGAATTCGGGAGCGCTGGGAAAGCCCTGAGCGCCCTCAAGTCCGGGAAGCTCGACGCGGTAATCGTCTTCCCCCGGGGCTTCGGTGAGAACGTCAGCTCTGGCCTGCCCGCAAAGGTCCTCGTCTACTACGACGAGAGCGACCCGCAGGAGTATCAGATAGCGAAAGGTGCAATTGAGGGCTTCTTCTCGGGCTTTTCAAGGGAGCTCGCGGTTCGGAGGGCCGGCCACCTGACGGCCGTAGTCGAGAGACTGCTCCCCAGGAACACCTCCGAGAGGCTCACCCCGCTCATCTGGGGGACGGCGAACCCTTTAACGGTTGAGGAAAAAGAGGTAAACGGAGAGAAGCCCAAACCGGTGCTCTTCTTCCTCGCGGGGGTCATGGGAATCCAGTTCCTCTTCGCGACGATGAGCCTAATCGGCAACGGCACGCTCAGGGAGATTGAAAAGGGAACGCTCAGGCGCATCGCGGCTTCCCCGGCGACGGCATGGGACTTTCTCCTTGGAAAGCTTCTCTCGACGACGGTCGTGATTTTCGGGAGCATAGTTGCGCTGATAATCTTTTCCCGGGTTGCCTTCGGGGCGACGATAATTCCAAGTCCGCTCGGATGGGCGCTATTGCTGACGGCAGGGGCGTTTTCAATGGGGCTTGGTCTGGCGATAGCGATGCTCACGAGGAGCATAAGGGCGACCAGCGCGGCCATAAACCTCGTCTCGTGGCCGATGATGTTTTTAGCTGGAATAGTGGTTCCGCCGAGCACGCTCCCGAACTGGGCAAGGCCCTTCGTGGACTACTTCCCAATTGGAAGGGCCCTAAAGGACTTCCGCCTGCTGGAAATCTACCACGTCTCCCCGGGCAACGTTGTCGGGGACCTGCTTCCCCTAGCCGCCGTCAGCATAGGCACCCTCGCGGTTGCGGTCGCGGTTTACGGCTGGGCCGTTAAACGGCTCGAATGA
- a CDS encoding DUF2334 domain-containing protein → MKRRFTFAVTVGVLFLVLLSSSSLSRPAYLLEFGRFAILLHDVSPGYLPQLRQITAVIDEYGFQNETYLFVIPDHGGKMPMWRYKGFIAFLEELKREGYHIELHGYTHIGDEFNCNATVAERKLELGLRALSYLNVTPKYFIAPRYTLSNAALEVLLRHNITVIGEDFIYFPNGTVEPIYNREYTWYLPSFLLPYELVSAESAYANINGTFFLSIHPKAVNNRAGMEFLRGFLAFVKKERVHSSRLTAQP, encoded by the coding sequence ATGAAGAGACGGTTCACGTTTGCGGTAACTGTGGGTGTCCTGTTTCTAGTTCTGCTCTCCTCCAGTTCCCTCTCTAGACCCGCCTATCTTCTCGAATTCGGGCGCTTCGCAATCCTCCTCCACGACGTCAGTCCCGGCTACCTTCCCCAGTTGAGACAGATAACGGCCGTTATCGATGAGTACGGCTTCCAGAACGAGACTTACCTTTTCGTAATTCCTGACCACGGCGGGAAGATGCCGATGTGGAGGTATAAGGGCTTCATAGCGTTTCTTGAGGAGCTTAAGCGCGAGGGCTACCACATCGAGCTCCACGGCTACACCCACATCGGCGACGAGTTCAACTGCAACGCGACTGTCGCCGAGAGAAAGCTTGAGTTGGGTCTGAGGGCGCTCTCCTACCTTAACGTCACGCCGAAATACTTCATCGCCCCCCGCTACACCCTCTCAAATGCCGCGCTGGAGGTTCTACTCAGGCACAACATAACTGTCATCGGTGAGGACTTCATCTACTTCCCGAACGGGACCGTTGAGCCGATTTACAACAGGGAGTACACGTGGTACTTGCCCTCTTTTCTGCTCCCATACGAGCTCGTTAGTGCAGAGAGCGCCTACGCAAACATCAATGGGACGTTCTTCCTCTCAATCCACCCGAAGGCCGTTAACAACAGAGCCGGAATGGAGTTTCTGAGGGGGTTTCTCGCCTTCGTGAAAAAGGAAAGGGTTCATTCGAGCCGTTTAACGGCCCAGCCGTAA
- a CDS encoding alpha/beta hydrolase, giving the protein MLWAVLIFLLVLFLAFSAFVAYKMVKPPRFIGDWTPKDLGYDYEDVTIETRDGLKLSAWWVPNGEKTVIPLHGYTRSRWDKVYMKQTTEFLLNEGYSVLVFDFRAHGKSEGKFTTVGDRELVDVLSAVDWLKKNHPEKAEKIGLIGFSMGAVVTIRALAEDDRVTCGVADSPPIYLDKTGARGLKYFANLPEWLYTFVKPFTVLFSGAKELNMLEYADKVRKPLLLIAGEKDPLVRPEEVREFYERNKKVNPNVELWVTDAPHVRTLKFHPEAWKARVKGFLERYL; this is encoded by the coding sequence GTGCTCTGGGCCGTTTTGATTTTTCTCCTCGTTCTGTTCCTGGCTTTTTCAGCATTCGTCGCATACAAGATGGTAAAACCGCCCCGCTTCATCGGAGACTGGACGCCGAAGGACCTCGGCTACGATTACGAGGACGTCACCATCGAGACAAGGGACGGTTTGAAGCTCAGCGCCTGGTGGGTTCCCAATGGTGAAAAAACGGTTATTCCCCTCCACGGCTACACGAGGAGCAGGTGGGACAAAGTTTACATGAAGCAGACCACTGAGTTCCTGCTCAACGAGGGCTACAGCGTCCTAGTCTTCGATTTCAGGGCCCACGGAAAGAGCGAGGGGAAGTTCACCACCGTCGGCGACAGGGAACTGGTGGATGTCCTCTCGGCAGTTGACTGGCTTAAGAAGAACCACCCCGAGAAGGCCGAGAAGATAGGTCTCATCGGCTTCTCAATGGGTGCGGTCGTCACCATAAGGGCACTCGCCGAGGACGATAGGGTCACCTGCGGCGTCGCGGATTCGCCTCCGATTTACCTCGACAAGACCGGCGCGAGAGGCCTGAAGTACTTCGCGAACCTCCCGGAGTGGCTCTACACCTTCGTCAAGCCGTTTACCGTTCTCTTCAGCGGGGCCAAGGAGCTCAACATGTTAGAGTACGCGGATAAAGTTAGAAAGCCGCTCCTCCTTATAGCCGGCGAGAAGGACCCCCTCGTAAGGCCTGAGGAAGTGAGGGAGTTCTACGAGCGGAACAAGAAGGTAAACCCGAACGTTGAGCTGTGGGTCACGGATGCACCGCACGTCAGGACGCTGAAGTTCCACCCTGAGGCGTGGAAGGCCAGGGTAAAGGGGTTCCTTGAGAGATACCTCTAG
- a CDS encoding MFS transporter, whose amino-acid sequence MQMVEGKERLSLGTVLGLALLGFSMSTGWGLNKGISFKLLQNGYTNSAFVIGAVLSLQGLMGIFVPILMGYYSDLRRSGRGRRTPFILAGGIFAGLVILGVYLSYVAGAPLLAFATMLALFYFAMYFYVAQYRSLMPDVVPSGERGRASGIITLFEWAGNLFIFGILALLIVRASKLTGLDNEINALIKAGYMWIPFTLVAGLLMVSALVVYFKVREPDFPEELPEEGLTDYLRSIVADRDFLKFYSAQILWWMSFEFVAVFMFGILESVLGTKDVTALGNAIMALFNVTVLVGAVVGGPLYDRMGRRKSIVLGGVIFLLPFLAGWFIHTKLQITALIGFAGIGWGMLMATSWPVIGDLLTKYEREAFNGRYYGFFEATKAFPVLVAGLLGGGIVQLAGGNYKVLFPVGAIFILIALPLIWGMKNLDELSGGSPKSRQ is encoded by the coding sequence ATGCAGATGGTGGAAGGAAAGGAGAGGTTGAGCCTCGGGACGGTTCTCGGCCTTGCCCTTCTGGGCTTCAGCATGAGCACTGGATGGGGCTTAAACAAGGGAATATCCTTTAAACTGCTTCAAAACGGCTACACCAACTCGGCCTTTGTAATAGGCGCCGTCCTCTCACTTCAGGGTTTAATGGGAATCTTCGTGCCCATCTTAATGGGCTACTACAGTGACCTCAGGCGTTCCGGCAGGGGGAGGAGGACACCCTTCATTCTCGCCGGAGGTATCTTCGCGGGTCTTGTCATACTTGGGGTGTATCTGAGTTACGTAGCCGGTGCACCGTTGCTTGCCTTTGCAACTATGCTGGCCCTGTTTTACTTCGCTATGTACTTCTACGTGGCCCAGTACCGTTCCCTTATGCCTGACGTTGTCCCCAGCGGGGAGCGAGGAAGGGCAAGCGGAATAATAACGCTGTTCGAGTGGGCCGGCAACCTGTTCATCTTCGGAATACTCGCCCTTTTGATAGTTAGGGCCTCAAAGCTAACGGGGCTTGATAACGAGATTAACGCCCTCATAAAAGCCGGCTACATGTGGATTCCATTCACGCTGGTTGCGGGTCTTCTAATGGTCTCGGCGCTTGTCGTGTACTTCAAGGTTAGGGAGCCTGACTTTCCTGAGGAACTGCCTGAGGAGGGTCTCACCGACTACCTGCGCTCCATCGTCGCCGACAGGGACTTTCTCAAGTTCTACTCCGCCCAAATACTTTGGTGGATGAGCTTCGAGTTCGTTGCCGTCTTCATGTTCGGAATTCTGGAGTCGGTCCTTGGAACCAAGGACGTCACCGCCCTCGGGAACGCGATAATGGCCCTCTTCAACGTCACGGTGCTCGTGGGAGCGGTCGTAGGAGGTCCTCTCTACGACAGAATGGGGAGGAGGAAGTCGATAGTCCTCGGCGGCGTGATATTCCTTCTGCCCTTCCTCGCCGGCTGGTTCATTCACACCAAACTTCAGATAACGGCCCTCATTGGCTTTGCGGGCATTGGATGGGGAATGCTGATGGCAACGTCTTGGCCCGTTATCGGCGACCTGCTCACCAAATACGAGCGTGAAGCCTTCAACGGCCGCTATTACGGCTTCTTTGAGGCCACCAAGGCGTTTCCCGTTCTCGTTGCTGGGCTGTTGGGTGGAGGCATAGTCCAGCTCGCGGGGGGCAACTACAAGGTTCTGTTTCCGGTGGGTGCGATATTTATTTTAATAGCCCTCCCGCTGATATGGGGAATGAAGAACCTCGATGAACTGTCTGGAGGAAGCCCAAAGTCGAGGCAATAG
- a CDS encoding ABC transporter ATP-binding protein: MRALNVRNLRKSYGNFLALRGINLEVEEGEVFALLGPNGAGKTTLIRILVEGLHYDSGEVLVFGKPLSKETARLIGYVPQESIAYDILTVRENMSFYADLYDAPMGRIDELIEEFSLPADKKTKELSGGQRKKLNLAIALLHEPKILILDEPSNGLDVPARRELWEIIRRFRREGKTVIIATHYMEEAEKLADRVAIINEGKVIAVGTVDELKRLVGEGSVVHIEGELSVEGLPEGVEVLGENPLRLKVENPRRELPRIIEALVRAGSEIRLVKVEEPTLEDVFIKLTGRGLE; the protein is encoded by the coding sequence ATGAGGGCGTTAAATGTTAGAAACCTCAGGAAGAGTTACGGAAACTTCCTTGCCCTCAGGGGGATAAACTTAGAGGTAGAGGAGGGTGAGGTCTTCGCACTGCTCGGACCCAACGGTGCCGGAAAGACGACGCTGATAAGAATTTTAGTGGAAGGGCTCCACTACGACTCAGGGGAAGTTCTCGTCTTCGGAAAGCCCCTCTCAAAGGAAACGGCCCGGCTGATTGGTTACGTTCCGCAGGAGAGCATAGCCTACGACATCCTGACGGTGAGGGAGAACATGAGCTTCTACGCCGACCTCTACGACGCGCCAATGGGGAGAATTGATGAACTAATCGAGGAGTTCAGCCTCCCCGCGGACAAAAAGACCAAGGAACTGAGCGGGGGACAGAGGAAGAAGCTGAACCTGGCGATAGCCCTCCTCCACGAGCCGAAAATCCTGATACTCGACGAACCCTCGAACGGTCTTGATGTTCCGGCAAGGAGGGAGCTCTGGGAAATAATCAGGCGCTTCAGGCGGGAGGGAAAGACCGTAATCATAGCGACCCACTACATGGAGGAGGCGGAGAAGCTGGCCGACAGAGTGGCGATAATCAACGAAGGTAAAGTAATCGCGGTCGGAACGGTTGACGAGCTGAAGCGTCTCGTCGGTGAGGGGAGCGTCGTCCACATAGAGGGCGAGCTGAGCGTTGAGGGACTCCCCGAGGGCGTTGAGGTTCTCGGCGAAAACCCGCTCAGACTCAAGGTTGAGAACCCGAGGAGGGAACTACCGAGAATCATCGAGGCCCTCGTGAGGGCTGGAAGTGAAATCAGGCTCGTTAAGGTCGAGGAGCCGACGCTCGAAGACGTCTTCATAAAGCTGACCGGGAGGGGGCTGGAATGA
- a CDS encoding glycerophosphodiester phosphodiesterase family protein, translating to MTSPNNEFQLILGHRGFRGHLENTLPAFKRALKYADGIEFDVRVTADGRLVVLHDGEFKADGRNYRVETVTYRELLRLHPLGKLVPTLNRVLELSPKVMNADLKDPNALPPLLEELERKNLLGRVIISTDDPKLAMRAVRECPNCRIGLSITTPTSPVRVLTKTGLYSVHVPIDVARYIGARGLEILLRLYHRKGLRVWLWNYRMNELGWIPRFVPLADAVISDDPGRLKRFLSLKFNRGNTGGGQNVGKR from the coding sequence ATGACATCCCCGAACAATGAGTTTCAACTCATCCTAGGGCACAGGGGATTTAGGGGACACTTAGAAAACACACTACCGGCTTTTAAAAGGGCGTTAAAATACGCAGATGGAATAGAGTTCGACGTCAGGGTGACCGCGGACGGAAGACTCGTGGTGCTTCACGACGGGGAGTTCAAGGCAGACGGGAGAAACTACAGGGTGGAAACGGTAACATACAGGGAACTCCTACGCCTGCACCCCCTCGGAAAGCTCGTCCCAACCCTCAACAGAGTTTTGGAGCTCTCACCGAAGGTCATGAACGCCGACCTTAAGGACCCGAACGCGCTTCCACCCCTGCTCGAGGAGCTTGAGCGGAAAAACCTCCTGGGAAGGGTCATTATCTCAACGGACGACCCGAAACTCGCCATGAGAGCAGTTAGAGAATGCCCGAACTGCAGGATTGGCCTATCTATCACGACCCCGACGAGCCCAGTGAGGGTCCTGACTAAAACGGGCCTCTACTCGGTCCATGTTCCCATAGACGTCGCCCGATACATTGGAGCCCGGGGGCTTGAAATCCTCCTTCGGCTTTATCACAGGAAAGGTCTAAGGGTCTGGCTCTGGAACTACAGAATGAACGAGCTGGGATGGATTCCACGCTTTGTCCCCCTTGCGGATGCGGTTATTTCCGACGACCCAGGAAGGCTGAAAAGGTTTTTATCGTTAAAGTTCAACCGGGGCAACACCGGAGGCGGTCAGAATGTGGGAAAGCGATAG
- a CDS encoding class I SAM-dependent methyltransferase → MSLEEFYRHLRWWMDPEDGRALRRFEAMVRFFEGQEVDASSVLDVCAGTGIAGVAAAKALSASRLTLVEARGEDLGKAKKWLELAGINPELRLVTGNALELPSLVEEHDVAVLWGHTMPHFDPFQAARLFSGVALVLGEDGVFLVEETDRIKLFLYGSAYRDFLVEQKARDYAVVSLHEGYDVMRGMEERGYYKLPGFERIAEMKLRPWDLASQLTLGRIFFRKAELITPGEHGVAGVSEVLVFSRPNKRIAGEVYSEFQSFGGF, encoded by the coding sequence ATGTCCCTCGAGGAGTTCTACCGCCATCTCAGATGGTGGATGGACCCGGAGGATGGAAGGGCCCTGAGGAGATTCGAAGCAATGGTCCGCTTTTTCGAGGGGCAGGAAGTTGATGCGTCAAGCGTCCTCGACGTCTGCGCCGGAACGGGTATCGCTGGTGTAGCGGCCGCGAAGGCCCTCTCCGCCTCGAGGCTGACGCTGGTGGAGGCGAGAGGGGAGGACTTGGGGAAGGCTAAGAAGTGGCTTGAACTCGCGGGCATAAATCCGGAGCTCAGGCTCGTCACCGGGAACGCGCTGGAGCTTCCTTCGCTGGTGGAGGAACACGATGTGGCAGTTCTCTGGGGGCACACGATGCCGCACTTCGACCCGTTCCAGGCGGCCAGGCTCTTCTCCGGAGTCGCCTTGGTTCTGGGTGAGGACGGAGTTTTCCTCGTCGAAGAAACTGACCGGATAAAGCTGTTCCTCTACGGCTCCGCGTACAGGGATTTTCTGGTGGAGCAGAAGGCCCGCGATTACGCGGTGGTTTCCCTCCACGAGGGCTACGACGTCATGAGGGGAATGGAGGAGAGGGGCTACTACAAGCTGCCGGGGTTCGAGAGGATAGCGGAGATGAAGTTAAGGCCATGGGATTTGGCATCGCAGCTCACACTGGGGAGGATTTTCTTCAGAAAAGCGGAGCTGATAACGCCCGGGGAACACGGCGTTGCCGGGGTTTCCGAGGTTCTCGTATTCAGCCGCCCTAACAAAAGAATCGCCGGCGAGGTTTACTCTGAATTCCAGAGTTTCGGGGGGTTTTAA